One window of the Zea mays cultivar B73 chromosome 3, Zm-B73-REFERENCE-NAM-5.0, whole genome shotgun sequence genome contains the following:
- the LOC118476776 gene encoding kinesin-like protein K39 gives MSQELQGRSADPMAADHALPLASSAPSWPVSTHPSAASAAAAAVYYFGLSFALAQGRASGGFDLGGARRRGCRWSRAMELALQEKVAALERQVAELRCRRAEDARANEKVAGIFASHEQRWFAERKSLRRQVHAVVAAARAREAKREEETAELRRQLEEQRDTVALKDRALEQEVQRRQGAEERLRAAEKAEEELRERAGKEAMEHAAEVRKHKAAFVELVSAQRQLEADLARAARLADTAEAELRAALERRDEAASTAADLSAEAARLRRDADHKDKILSAMLRKSKIDMEDREMLVREVKMCKARRKQAELEADRWRKMWESRGHRRGSSRSSARGVADLPAGSSDKLLATDAAVACATNETKILFVDHAEGDAKKDHRKTPAKELNAIECVDRYASHVVDDKPAVEEYQGLQEWFQMETEKYTALIQHRHTAEIEAFTEQLRLKDEKLEAFRWRAVSMDVEAARLRSRIHELEGRLARHEKHSAALEALLQDRESENRALEEQLETLQAQALGVEICTPARGSGQDDGLDDQCIACSPVDAVQRTMSSGSSRHQEGAEVSKYETKLDELVTLSPEDHKEDATEALVVSVGDLACAVAAAATSVEHERRHDAPASRQSFRSEIEEEEEVYTEPGNAHTTGSSQEATSELALVVVPPGHKSSAWKTDIHALAVSYKIKRLKQQLLVLERLANECKDEEAAATKPSGSEASCSGGGGSRQQPRSRYHTMMSFLSKHVRRYQSLDDKIDDLCARMEESKRSAGRGAGEESQSQSAALGQFLEETFQLQRFMVATGQKLLETQSRIAAGLARDRCCCGDGEDGVDMKRLMEVAGALLRDVQRGLEVRIARIIGDLEGTLTFHGILRSTR, from the exons ATGAGCCAAGAACTACAGGGGAGGTCGGCGGACCCGATGGCGGCCGATCACGCGCTGCCATTGGCGTCATCAGCGCCGTCCTGGCCGGTCTCGACGCACCCCTCCGCCgcttccgccgccgccgccgcggtctACTACTTCGGCCTTTCTTTCGCTCTAGCGCAGGGGAGAGCTTCCGGCGGGTTCGATCTTGGTGGCGCGAGGCGGCGGGGGTGCCGGTGGTCGCGGGCCATGGAGCTGGCGCTGCAGGAGAAGGTAGCCGCGCTTGAGCGCCAGGTCGCGGAGCTCCGCTGTCGGCGGGCCGAGGACGCCAGGGCCAACGAGAAGGTGGCGGGAATTTTCGCGTCCCACGAACAGCGGTGGTTCGCCGAGCGCAAGTCCCTGCGCCGGCAGGTGCACGCCGTCGTCGCCGCTGCGCGCGCGCGCGAGGCCAAGCGCGAGGAGGAGACCGCGGAGCTCAGGCGCCAGCTGGAGGAGCAGCGGGACACAGTGGCGCTCAAGGACAGGGCCCTGGAGCAGGAGGTGCAGAGGCGGCAAGGCGCGGAGGAGCGACTACGAGCCGCGGAGAAGGCGGAGGAGGAGCTGCGGGAGCGCGCCGGCAAGGAGGCGATGGAGCACGCCGCGGAGGTGCGGAAGCACAAGGCGGCGTTCGTGGAGCTCGTGTCCGCGCAGCGGCAGCTGGAGGCGGACCTGGCCCGCGCCGCGCGCCTCGCGGACACGGCGGAGGCCGAGCTCCGGGCCGCGCTGGAGCGCCGCGACGAGGCGGCCTCCACGGCCGCCGACCTCTCCGCCGAGGCCGCACGCCTGCGGCGGGACGCCGACCACAAGGACAAGATCCTCTCGGCGATGCTGCGCAAGTCCAAGATCGACATGGAGGACAGGGAGATGCTGGTGCGGGAGGTCAAGATGTGCAAGGCCAGACGGAAGCAGGCGGAGCTGGAGGCCGACCGGTGGCGCAAGATGTGGGAGTCCCGTGGCCACCGCCGGGGCTCCTCCAGATCGTCGGCGCGGGGCGTGGCCGACCTGCCGGCCGGGAGCTCAGACAAGCTGCTGGCCACCGACGCCGCCGTGGCGTGCGCCACCAATGAAACTAAGATATTGTTCGTGGACCACGCGGAGGGCGACGCCAAGAAGGACCACCGGAAGACGCCGGCGAAGGAACTGAACGCCATTGAATGCGTCGACCGCTATGCTAGCCATGTCGTCGACGACAAGCCCG CTGTGGAGGAATACCAAGGCCTGCAGGAGTGGTTCCAGATGGAGACGGAGAAGTACACGGCTCTGATACAACACCGGCACACGGCGGAGATCGAGGCGTTCACGGAGCAGCTCCGGCTCAAGGACGAGAAGTTGGAGGCGTTCCGGTGGCGCGCGGTGAGCATGGACGTCGAGGCGGCGCGTCTCCGGAGCCGGATCCACGAGCTGGAGGGCCGTCTAGCGCGGCACGAGAAGCACAGCGCCGCGCTGGAGGCCCTGCTCCAGGACAGGGAAAGCGAGAACAGAGCACTCGAGGAGCAGCTGGAGACGCTCCAAGCGCAGGCGCTTGGTGTGGAGATCTGCACGCCGGCCCGTGGCAGTGGCCAAGACGACGGGCTCGACGACCAGTGCATCGCGTGTTCGCCCGTGGATGCCGTCCAGAGAACAATGTCATCCGGAAGCTCGCGGCACCAAGAGGGCGCCGAGGTCAGCAAGTATGAGACGAAGCTGGACGAGCTAGTCACCCTCTCCCCAGAAGATCACAAGGAGGATGCAACAGAGGCGCTTGTAGTCTCGGTCGGGGATCTCGCGTGCGCCGTCGCCGCGGCAGCAACGTCCGTGGAACACGAGCGAAGACATGATGCCCCGGCGAGCCGGCAGTCTTTCAGGTCTGAgatcgaggaggaggaggaggtgtacaCCGAGCCGGGCAATGCACACACGACAGGTAGCTCCCAAGAGGCGACGTCTGAGCTCGCGCTCGTGGTCGTGCCGCCTGGGCACAAGAGCTCTGCTTGGAAGACGGACATCCACGCCCTAGCCGTGTCGTACAAGATCAAGAGGCTGAAGCAGCAGCTGCTTGTGCTGGAGAGGCTGGCCAACGAATGCAAGGATGAGGAAGCCGCGGCGACGAAGCCGTCAGGGAGTGAAGCCagctgcagcggcggcggcggcagcaggcagCAGCCGAGGTCGAGGTACCACACGATGATGTCGTTCCTCAGCAAGCACGTCAGGCGGTACCAGTCCCTCGACGACAAGATCGACGACCTCTGCGCTAGAATG GAGGAGAGCAAGAGGAGCGCGGGGCGGGGCGCGGGAGAGGAGAGCCAGAGCCAGAGCGCGGCGCTGGGCCAGTTCCTGGAGGAGACGTTCCAGCTGCAGCGATTCATGGTGGCCACGGGGCAGAAGCTGCTGGAGACGCAGTCCAGGATCGCGGCTGGCCTCGCGCGCGATCGCTGCTGCTGTGGCGACGGAGAAGACGGCGTGGATATGAAGAGGCTCATGGAGGTGGCTGGGGCGCTGCTGAGGGACGTGCAGCGAGGGCTGGAGGTGCGGATCGCGCGGATCATCGGCGACCTCGAGGGCACGCTCACCTTCCACGGCATCCTCCGAAGCACGCGctga